In Candidatus Methylomirabilota bacterium, the DNA window TCGCCAAGTACGCGGGTGTGGTCGATCACAAGCGGGTGCTGGTGCTGAGCCTCGAGATGTCGAAGGAGCAGCTCGTCCAGCGCCTCCTGTGCGCGGAGGCGCGGGTGGACTCGCACAAGGTGCGGACCGGCTACCTGGATCCCCGCGATTGGACGCGAATGACGCACGCCGCCGGCAAGCTGGCGGACGCGCCCATCTACATCGACGACTCGCCGGCGCTGTCCGTGCTGGAGGCCCGCGCCAAGGCGCGCCGCATGAAGGCCGAGCACGGTCTCGACCTCATCGTCATCGACTATCTGCAGCTCATGCGGGGCCGGAACCCCGAGAACCGGCAGCAGGAGATCTCCGAGATCTCACGGTCGCTCAAGGCGCTCGCCAAGGAGCTCTCGGTGCCGGTGGTGGCGCTCTCGCAGCTCTCGCGGGCGGTGGAGGCGCGACAGTCGAAGGAGCCCCAGCTCTCGGATCTCCGGGAGTCCGGCGCCCTCGAGCAGGACGCCGACTTGATCCTCTTCCTCTACCGGCCCGAGCGCTACGGGCTCGAGTCACCGGACGGCGACCGGGTCGCCGACGTCATCATCGGCAAGCAGCGGAATGGGCCGACCGGGAAGGTGCAGGTGACATTCATCCCCGAATACGCGTCGTTCGAGAACCTCGCCCCGCCCAGCCGTCAAATTCAGCCCGTCTAGGCCGCGAGCGCGGGCGGCG includes these proteins:
- the dnaB gene encoding replicative DNA helicase — its product is MATLAELLTSKIPPHSMEAERALLGAILLERESLPKAVELLRASDFYKEGHRKIFDTMLVLFERNEPVDLVTLSEELKRQNDLEAVGGPSALAMLVEEAATAAHLLAYGGIVREKALLRDLIRICSEIISQSFDGSQDVEKLLDDAERLIFQISERRMQGSAYPVRAILKDTFEHIERLYERKEHVTGLATGFGKLDEMTSGFQPSDFIIIAGRPSMGKTAFALNIAKYAGVVDHKRVLVLSLEMSKEQLVQRLLCAEARVDSHKVRTGYLDPRDWTRMTHAAGKLADAPIYIDDSPALSVLEARAKARRMKAEHGLDLIVIDYLQLMRGRNPENRQQEISEISRSLKALAKELSVPVVALSQLSRAVEARQSKEPQLSDLRESGALEQDADLILFLYRPERYGLESPDGDRVADVIIGKQRNGPTGKVQVTFIPEYASFENLAPPSRQIQPV